One Candidatus Krumholzibacteriota bacterium genomic region harbors:
- a CDS encoding type II secretion system protein GspG, which translates to MTARETKIYSKTGMGRRTTLLRGDSGGFTLMEVIIAVAIVALMAGALAPVVFKQINSARSKVTVQELDQIESGLLSFYQDTGRFPTEAEGLEALVSDPGLANWQGPYLSSAKRSPAEAIKGDAFGMEYIYDLNPVTDPPGSADVLVASGGADLTPGAGRLNRTWDLESDTDDIFTVVSAAAIERTKENEAREELQILSAACSEYYRDNSSFPTTLSELSGVYLDSGFAGGIFEDAWKVGYRTIQYGGGGAVTLMIYSCGPDRRDDSGGGDDLSLLTSSIPPGRITTRSELDIAQAALTRDPEFDLTGSWTGAAGIRARLGLAEVFDLDGWGNSYRVNIGSRLIFSCGPDGRAATVSDNLPTGVGQ; encoded by the coding sequence GTGACCGCGAGAGAGACGAAAATATATTCAAAGACCGGAATGGGCCGCCGAACCACACTGTTACGCGGCGACTCAGGCGGATTCACCCTTATGGAGGTGATCATCGCTGTCGCCATAGTAGCCCTTATGGCTGGAGCTCTGGCACCTGTCGTCTTCAAACAGATCAATTCCGCCAGGTCAAAGGTGACTGTTCAGGAACTTGACCAGATAGAATCCGGCTTGCTTTCATTCTATCAGGATACAGGACGGTTTCCAACCGAAGCGGAAGGTCTTGAAGCGCTCGTATCCGACCCCGGCCTTGCCAACTGGCAGGGGCCGTATCTCTCCTCGGCGAAGAGAAGCCCCGCCGAAGCGATCAAAGGTGACGCTTTCGGGATGGAATATATATACGATCTCAATCCCGTGACCGACCCTCCGGGTTCTGCCGATGTGCTCGTCGCGAGCGGCGGAGCCGACCTGACTCCCGGTGCCGGCCGGCTCAACCGCACCTGGGACCTCGAGTCGGATACAGACGACATCTTTACGGTGGTCAGCGCGGCGGCGATTGAAAGAACAAAGGAGAACGAGGCCCGCGAAGAACTGCAGATACTCTCTGCCGCCTGCAGTGAATATTACCGCGATAACTCTTCATTCCCGACCACCCTTTCCGAACTCTCCGGAGTCTATCTTGACTCGGGATTCGCTGGCGGCATCTTCGAGGACGCCTGGAAAGTCGGATACAGGACGATTCAATATGGCGGCGGTGGAGCGGTGACCCTGATGATCTACAGTTGCGGACCGGACAGGCGGGACGATTCAGGCGGCGGAGACGATCTTTCCCTCCTCACCAGCAGCATACCGCCCGGCAGGATAACGACGAGAAGTGAACTCGATATAGCACAAGCCGCTCTGACGCGCGACCCGGAATTCGATCTCACTGGAAGCTGGACAGGCGCGGCGGGAATACGGGCCAGGCTGGGCCTGGCTGAAGTGTTCGATCTTGATGGATGGGGAAACAGCTATCGGGTCAATATCGGTTCCCGGTTGATCTTTTCGTGCGGACCGGACGGCCGCGCCGCGACCGTATCGGATAACCTGCCGACAGGAGTGGGACAATGA
- a CDS encoding HDOD domain-containing protein produces the protein MSEINVEEQATTTKDPREALSRIDRLPSLSNIVGEFLDISKKEMISGRDIQKVLSKDQALVSRLLKLANSSFYGRSGTITSITDAIVMIGLDNVKKIVYAVSSEGLIRRDFKGYPYSEKGFWLHSMGVGTACRVLNERVGEAGFNDEQAFIAGLVHDAGKLIIDDFLKGRTGLGPISLDEERSAAGIDHADLGKRIMERWSIPEIISESVRFHHDPLEGDVVRPDALVVSLADRICNFWNVGIQPFMDLGEEISYADYAGELEILRIAESDLEGILWEIRQKLANLEALYDSNC, from the coding sequence ATGAGTGAAATCAACGTCGAAGAACAGGCCACAACAACGAAAGATCCGCGGGAAGCCCTCTCTCGTATCGACAGGCTGCCAAGCCTCTCGAACATCGTGGGGGAATTCCTTGATATTTCCAAAAAAGAGATGATATCGGGAAGGGATATCCAGAAGGTGCTCTCGAAGGACCAGGCGCTGGTCAGCAGGCTTCTCAAGCTCGCCAACAGCAGTTTCTACGGCCGCTCCGGCACTATCACCTCCATAACCGACGCGATCGTCATGATAGGGCTGGACAATGTCAAGAAGATCGTCTACGCCGTATCAAGCGAAGGATTGATCCGCAGGGACTTCAAGGGATATCCTTATTCTGAAAAAGGTTTCTGGCTCCACTCGATGGGAGTAGGGACAGCTTGCAGGGTCCTTAACGAAAGGGTCGGAGAGGCAGGATTCAACGATGAACAGGCTTTCATCGCCGGCCTCGTCCATGACGCCGGAAAGCTGATAATCGATGATTTTCTTAAAGGGCGGACCGGCCTTGGCCCGATATCCCTCGACGAGGAACGCTCCGCCGCCGGTATCGATCACGCCGATCTTGGAAAACGAATCATGGAAAGATGGAGCATCCCGGAGATAATATCCGAATCTGTAAGATTCCATCATGACCCACTAGAGGGGGATGTGGTCAGACCCGATGCTCTTGTCGTCTCCCTGGCTGACAGGATCTGCAATTTCTGGAACGTGGGTATCCAGCCATTCATGGACCTCGGCGAAGAGATCTCATACGCAGATTATGCCGGTGAACTGGAAATCCTCCGGATCGCCGAATCAGATCTTGAGGGAATACTCTGGGAGATCCGGCAGAAACTGGCCAACCTTGAAGCCCTGTACGACAGCAACTGCTAG
- the typA gene encoding translational GTPase TypA — MSSKVENKDIRNIAIIAHVDHGKTTLVDAIFRQSGLLHEKQVMDERIMDSMDLERERGITITAKNCSVSWKKVKINILDTPGHSDFGAEVERALSMVDGAILLVDASEGPLPQTRFVLKKTLEADLKIIVVINKIDRKDARPAIVLNEIYDLFIDLGARDDQIDFPVFYAIGRDGIAKRTLEEETDNIHQLLDTIIDKIPSPSFDPEEPFQMLVSDLGYSDYLGRLAVGKIINGKVSSNQLLVCIDSSGAQIPIKVTKLQKYEGMTYRPAESADAGDIVVLAGIENVKIGDTVCTREHPKALPRITVDEPTISMRFTINNSPFSGQEGRFVQSPKIRERLFRETLMNVAIRMEEDRGTDSFIVKGRGEFQMAILIETMRREGFEFCVGRPHVIYKYENGKRLEPVERLLVDCEQDYLGVVTEKLSLRKARMTDLVHSGSGRVRVEFSAPSRALIGYRDEFLTDTKGTGVMNSYFAGYEEYRGDFTTRFTGSLVADRPGKAVAYALFNLEARGRLFVRPGDPGYEGMIVGEHNRDNDINVNHAKEKKLSNMRAAGKDDAVILTPVKPITIEKAISFIRDDEMVEITPKSIRLKKTVLSARSRKMIKPGYQPGL, encoded by the coding sequence ATGAGCTCGAAAGTTGAAAACAAGGATATCAGGAATATCGCAATTATCGCCCATGTCGATCACGGCAAGACGACGCTCGTCGACGCGATCTTCAGGCAGAGCGGGCTGCTTCACGAGAAGCAGGTGATGGACGAACGGATCATGGACAGCATGGATCTTGAACGCGAACGAGGCATAACGATAACCGCCAAAAATTGTTCCGTTTCCTGGAAAAAGGTAAAGATCAATATCCTCGATACTCCAGGGCACTCTGATTTCGGGGCGGAAGTAGAAAGAGCCCTCTCGATGGTCGACGGCGCCATTCTTCTCGTTGATGCTTCAGAGGGTCCTCTCCCGCAGACAAGGTTTGTCCTCAAAAAAACTCTCGAAGCTGACCTCAAAATCATAGTCGTGATAAACAAGATCGACCGTAAGGACGCCCGGCCGGCGATCGTCCTCAATGAGATATATGATCTCTTCATCGATCTCGGCGCCCGCGATGACCAGATCGATTTCCCTGTTTTTTACGCTATCGGCCGCGATGGGATCGCCAAAAGGACGCTTGAGGAAGAAACAGACAATATCCACCAGCTGCTCGATACTATCATCGACAAGATCCCTTCTCCATCGTTCGACCCGGAAGAACCGTTCCAGATGCTCGTATCCGATCTCGGCTACAGCGACTACCTCGGCCGCCTCGCCGTCGGAAAGATCATCAACGGGAAGGTAAGCTCTAACCAGTTGCTCGTATGTATTGATTCCAGCGGCGCGCAGATCCCTATCAAGGTGACAAAACTCCAGAAGTACGAAGGGATGACGTACAGGCCGGCCGAATCGGCAGATGCTGGCGATATCGTCGTCCTTGCCGGTATCGAGAATGTGAAGATAGGCGATACTGTCTGCACGAGAGAACACCCCAAGGCCCTTCCGCGGATCACGGTCGACGAACCTACGATCTCGATGCGTTTTACGATCAACAACTCTCCTTTCAGCGGCCAGGAAGGCCGCTTCGTCCAGTCCCCGAAGATCCGCGAACGCCTTTTCAGGGAGACGTTGATGAATGTAGCGATCCGGATGGAAGAGGACCGGGGGACAGACAGCTTCATAGTGAAAGGACGCGGGGAATTCCAGATGGCGATACTGATCGAAACGATGAGAAGGGAAGGATTTGAATTCTGCGTCGGGCGTCCTCATGTCATATACAAATATGAAAACGGAAAACGCCTTGAACCTGTGGAACGCCTTCTGGTCGATTGCGAACAGGATTATCTCGGCGTCGTGACCGAGAAACTTTCGCTGCGAAAAGCGAGGATGACAGACCTTGTCCATTCCGGTAGCGGCAGGGTCAGGGTCGAGTTCTCGGCGCCGTCGAGAGCCCTGATAGGATACCGTGACGAGTTTCTTACCGACACGAAGGGGACCGGCGTGATGAATTCGTATTTCGCCGGATACGAAGAGTACCGGGGAGACTTCACCACGCGCTTCACCGGCTCCCTCGTCGCTGACAGGCCTGGAAAGGCCGTAGCTTACGCTTTGTTCAATCTTGAAGCGCGTGGCAGACTCTTCGTCAGGCCGGGCGACCCAGGATACGAGGGAATGATCGTCGGAGAGCACAACCGCGATAACGATATCAATGTCAATCACGCCAAGGAAAAGAAACTGTCCAATATGAGAGCGGCGGGAAAGGATGACGCAGTGATCCTGACTCCGGTCAAACCTATAACAATCGAAAAAGCTATCAGTTTCATCCGCGACGACGAAATGGTCGAGATAACTCCGAAATCGATCCGTCTCAAGAAGACGGTCCTCTCTGCCCGGAGCAGAAAAATGATCAAACCCGGTTACCAGCCAGGATTATAA
- a CDS encoding insulinase family protein, protein MTMIDFREGGRMNRKCSALFFTALSLLLAILVQPALAEGTLEEKVNEFELDNGMKFLVVERHEAPVAFCAIVFNVGSANEWPNVTGISHLLEHMMFKGSKNIGTTNYKKEIPYIEKTDELGEKTIELRSRIEEWRFEAFKDFSKTVISGFSEEEQAEVGTDKYRQNRLLIEKIRALEEMPEEMVSRKYLLEQDGTDYLRLYLEYEEAWGEIVRLIDEQRGKYIVNNELWESYMNNGSRMLNAGTSNDFTVYFVYLPANRLELWMTLESDRMDEPVFREFWTERDVVMEERRLAENDPDDVLDEAFNSVAFTACPYKWPVLGWMSDLRTTDRKELMRYHQIFYAPNNATAVVVGDIELAMVKKMATKYFGPIAAQSDPAPLETREPEQQGERRLVIEHDANPKLMIGYHKPLYPDPEAVVFEVMNNILAGGRTSRLYKSIYEEKQLTAEPPAVYTGPGERYDNLLIFSAEPRHPHTLEEVEEAIFEEIEKLKTEPVTDRELQRIKNQIDSQMIQQLGSNLGIAFTVLIGEIYRGDYKAMFRQIEMIKKVTADDVMRVAEKYLTKKNRTVAWRVQVEKEDAGETGEEEKFDEQKLRAYIMSLPQDEMMEIVQKFQSMRSEAEAMEYAKELMERAKAAGFFDKKE, encoded by the coding sequence GTGACAATGATCGACTTCCGGGAAGGAGGAAGGATGAACAGAAAGTGCAGCGCCCTTTTCTTTACGGCGCTTTCACTTCTGCTGGCTATTCTGGTCCAGCCGGCGCTTGCAGAAGGGACTCTTGAAGAAAAGGTAAATGAATTCGAGCTTGATAACGGCATGAAATTTCTTGTCGTCGAACGGCACGAGGCCCCGGTCGCCTTCTGTGCCATCGTGTTCAACGTGGGATCGGCGAACGAATGGCCGAACGTTACCGGGATATCGCATCTTCTTGAGCATATGATGTTCAAGGGATCAAAAAATATCGGAACGACAAACTATAAAAAAGAGATCCCATATATCGAAAAAACCGATGAGCTTGGAGAAAAAACGATAGAACTGCGAAGCAGGATAGAGGAGTGGCGGTTCGAGGCTTTCAAGGATTTCAGCAAAACTGTCATCTCGGGGTTCAGCGAAGAGGAACAGGCGGAAGTCGGTACTGACAAGTACAGGCAGAACAGGCTTCTCATCGAGAAGATAAGGGCCCTTGAAGAGATGCCGGAAGAGATGGTCTCAAGAAAATACCTTCTTGAGCAGGACGGGACCGACTATCTGCGGCTTTACCTTGAATACGAGGAGGCCTGGGGGGAGATCGTCAGGCTGATAGACGAGCAGAGGGGAAAATACATAGTCAACAATGAACTCTGGGAATCATACATGAACAACGGGTCTCGGATGCTCAATGCCGGGACATCGAACGATTTTACAGTCTATTTCGTGTACCTTCCCGCGAACAGGCTGGAATTATGGATGACCCTTGAATCTGACAGGATGGATGAACCGGTATTCAGGGAGTTCTGGACAGAGCGCGATGTCGTTATGGAGGAAAGGCGCCTGGCAGAGAACGATCCTGACGACGTACTAGACGAAGCGTTCAACTCCGTGGCGTTCACCGCCTGTCCGTACAAGTGGCCGGTGCTGGGATGGATGAGCGACCTGAGAACTACCGACCGCAAGGAGCTTATGCGATATCATCAGATCTTTTACGCTCCGAACAACGCGACAGCCGTCGTGGTCGGTGATATCGAACTGGCTATGGTGAAAAAGATGGCAACGAAATATTTCGGTCCGATCGCGGCCCAGAGCGACCCCGCTCCTCTCGAGACGCGCGAACCCGAGCAGCAGGGTGAAAGAAGGCTCGTCATCGAGCATGACGCCAATCCGAAACTTATGATAGGATATCATAAACCTCTCTATCCCGATCCCGAGGCAGTCGTCTTCGAAGTGATGAACAATATTCTCGCCGGCGGACGTACCTCGAGGCTGTATAAATCTATATACGAAGAAAAGCAGCTTACCGCGGAGCCTCCGGCAGTCTACACCGGGCCGGGAGAACGCTATGACAATCTTCTGATCTTCTCAGCCGAACCGCGGCATCCTCACACGCTCGAAGAGGTCGAAGAGGCGATATTTGAAGAGATAGAAAAACTCAAGACCGAACCGGTGACTGACCGGGAACTCCAGAGGATAAAAAACCAGATCGATTCCCAGATGATCCAGCAGCTGGGATCCAACCTCGGGATTGCCTTCACGGTGCTGATCGGAGAGATCTACAGGGGAGATTACAAGGCGATGTTCAGGCAGATCGAGATGATAAAGAAAGTGACTGCCGACGACGTGATGCGTGTCGCCGAAAAGTATCTTACAAAGAAAAACCGTACCGTTGCGTGGCGGGTTCAGGTCGAGAAAGAGGACGCGGGGGAAACGGGGGAAGAGGAAAAATTCGACGAGCAGAAATTAAGGGCCTATATCATGTCTCTTCCGCAGGATGAGATGATGGAGATCGTGCAGAAATTCCAGAGCATGAGGTCGGAAGCGGAAGCCATGGAATACGCTAAGGAACTGATGGAAAGGGCAAAAGCCGCAGGTTTCTTCGACAAGAAGGAATAA
- a CDS encoding insulinase family protein: MNRKIVISLLAVMLTISFASPLPAGRKHPSKLKYPPLEVKTPEVLDIALDNGIKGFMIEDHEIPMVNIVILLKTYFPGKEKYGLNDIAQWVLRNGGSENWPADKLNDELEFLPATVEVFGDDLSTMVFVSCLKKDMKEVLPIMADLLLNPLFPQDKLEKRKADMLEEIRRKNDQPSDIVRREFNRLLYRDHPYGWETTEESVSSVSREDLVEFHDSYFHPDNALIGISGDVTKSEMEAELAAVLGGWEPKEVVVPKVPAVDIKETENYNYIYKDINQAYMSIGHLGINSNNPDRCAVTIMNFILGGGSFTSWITEEVREKKGLAYSARSRFSSDPFALGTFAASAQTSAGEYSRAMTIIIEQIKRMKTEGPTQEELKKAVDSFLNSKVFDYDSKSGLVRRLVNLKFQGRPLDTPEKDMETYASLTVEDIRKAAEKYLHLDRLTILVVGDKGQFDRPLSDFGTVNEIELGK; this comes from the coding sequence ATGAATAGAAAAATTGTCATATCGCTCCTTGCGGTGATGCTTACGATCTCGTTCGCGTCCCCTCTGCCTGCCGGGAGAAAACATCCGAGCAAATTGAAATATCCTCCGCTTGAGGTCAAGACTCCCGAAGTCCTTGATATAGCCCTCGACAACGGGATCAAGGGGTTCATGATCGAGGACCACGAGATACCGATGGTAAACATAGTGATCCTGCTGAAGACTTATTTCCCCGGGAAGGAAAAGTACGGTCTAAATGATATAGCGCAATGGGTCCTGAGGAATGGTGGAAGCGAGAACTGGCCGGCGGACAAGCTTAATGATGAACTGGAATTTCTCCCGGCCACAGTTGAAGTCTTTGGCGATGATCTGAGCACGATGGTCTTCGTCAGCTGCCTCAAGAAAGATATGAAAGAGGTCCTCCCGATAATGGCGGATCTTCTGCTCAACCCTCTTTTTCCCCAGGACAAGCTTGAAAAGAGAAAAGCAGATATGCTCGAGGAGATCAGGAGGAAGAACGACCAGCCGAGCGACATCGTTCGACGCGAATTCAACAGGTTGCTGTACAGAGACCATCCGTACGGCTGGGAAACGACCGAGGAGAGTGTCTCCTCTGTCAGCCGAGAGGATCTGGTCGAATTCCACGACAGCTATTTCCATCCTGATAATGCCCTGATAGGGATAAGCGGAGATGTCACGAAAAGCGAGATGGAGGCTGAACTTGCCGCGGTGCTTGGAGGTTGGGAACCGAAGGAAGTCGTCGTTCCGAAAGTGCCCGCAGTCGATATCAAAGAGACGGAGAATTATAACTATATCTATAAGGATATTAACCAGGCATACATGAGTATCGGCCATCTCGGGATAAATTCGAACAACCCGGACCGCTGCGCGGTGACAATAATGAATTTTATCCTCGGAGGCGGTTCGTTCACTTCGTGGATAACGGAGGAAGTAAGGGAAAAGAAAGGGCTAGCCTATTCAGCCCGGTCGCGTTTCAGCAGCGATCCCTTTGCCCTGGGCACCTTCGCCGCTTCGGCCCAGACCTCGGCGGGAGAGTACAGCCGGGCGATGACGATCATCATAGAACAGATAAAAAGAATGAAGACTGAAGGGCCGACGCAGGAAGAGCTTAAAAAAGCGGTCGATTCGTTCCTCAACAGCAAGGTCTTTGATTACGATTCCAAGTCGGGGCTCGTCCGAAGGCTGGTCAACCTCAAATTCCAGGGGAGACCGCTCGATACTCCCGAAAAGGATATGGAGACTTATGCTTCCCTTACGGTCGAGGATATAAGGAAAGCCGCTGAAAAGTATCTCCATCTTGACAGGCTGACGATTCTCGTTGTCGGAGACAAGGGACAGTTCGACAGGCCTCTTTCAGATTTTGGAACGGTAAACGAGATCGAACTCGGCAAGTAA
- a CDS encoding glucose-1-phosphate adenylyltransferase, whose protein sequence is MGDITAVVLGGGRGTRLYPLTRNRSKPAVPLAGNYRLIDVPVSNCINSGIDRIYVLTQFNSASLNQHISRTYRFDNFSKGFVEILAAEQTLASSAWFQGTADAVRQAMPHLTDRQSEDVLILSGDHLYRMDYTGFIRHHRKMGADISIAVKPVTAAKAKGFGILQADAEGWITEFREKPKGKALRDIRTDTRALGLSPTQAKKHPYLGSMGIYLFKTDRLREALDLDPEIIDFAKQVIPRALKERRVSAFPHEGYWEDIGTIRSFYDAHMKLLSKDPEFNIFDVDFHLYTHPRFLPGSRVNRGVVEKSILNAGCIIDRASIRHSIIGIRSMIGKGAKIENSIILGADYYDSDKDRVPGVPPLGIGPNAVIKKAIIDTNVHIGKNVVLENRKRLRKYDDPEGNIYVRDGIIVLAKGSVIRDGTKF, encoded by the coding sequence ATGGGTGATATAACAGCAGTAGTACTTGGAGGAGGAAGAGGGACAAGACTCTACCCGCTTACAAGAAACAGGTCGAAACCGGCCGTTCCGCTTGCCGGGAACTACAGGCTGATAGATGTCCCGGTAAGTAACTGCATCAATTCCGGAATAGACAGGATCTACGTCCTAACCCAGTTCAATTCCGCTTCGTTGAACCAGCATATATCGAGGACGTACCGTTTCGACAACTTCAGCAAGGGGTTCGTCGAAATACTCGCCGCAGAACAGACCCTTGCCTCGTCTGCCTGGTTTCAGGGAACAGCAGACGCGGTGAGGCAGGCGATGCCTCATCTGACCGACCGGCAGAGCGAAGATGTCCTCATCCTTTCGGGAGACCACCTGTACAGGATGGATTACACCGGATTCATCAGGCATCATCGAAAGATGGGCGCCGATATAAGTATCGCCGTGAAACCGGTGACGGCGGCAAAAGCCAAAGGATTCGGGATATTACAGGCGGACGCCGAGGGGTGGATAACAGAATTCAGGGAAAAACCGAAAGGTAAAGCGCTGCGCGATATAAGGACCGATACAAGGGCGCTTGGGTTGAGCCCGACGCAGGCAAAAAAACATCCGTACCTCGGTTCGATGGGGATATACCTCTTCAAGACCGATCGGCTCAGAGAGGCGCTCGATCTCGATCCGGAGATCATTGATTTCGCGAAACAGGTAATACCGAGAGCTCTTAAGGAACGCAGGGTCAGCGCCTTTCCTCACGAAGGATACTGGGAGGATATCGGTACGATCAGGTCTTTTTACGACGCGCACATGAAGCTTCTCTCGAAGGATCCGGAATTCAATATCTTCGACGTCGATTTTCATCTCTACACGCATCCGAGATTCCTTCCCGGATCGCGGGTCAACAGAGGGGTGGTTGAAAAGTCGATCCTGAACGCGGGATGCATCATCGACAGGGCAAGTATAAGACATTCGATAATAGGGATCAGGTCGATGATCGGCAAGGGCGCAAAGATCGAAAACTCAATAATCCTCGGCGCCGACTACTACGATTCAGATAAAGACCGAGTGCCGGGAGTGCCGCCACTCGGGATCGGACCGAACGCCGTAATAAAAAAAGCGATAATTGATACAAACGTCCATATAGGAAAGAATGTTGTCCTGGAAAACAGAAAGAGACTCCGGAAATACGACGATCCCGAAGGAAACATATATGTCCGCGACGGGATCATCGTTCTCGCGAAAGGATCTGTCATAAGGGACGGAACAAAGTTCTAA
- a CDS encoding type II secretion system F family protein — MKEYQYKALNSSGAVVTGVHRASNRWLLTEELSAQNLILLNSRQTLQSFGKTFSIAGRINPRELRDFTLHMATCLAAGIPVSSALLDLENDSGKGHLKNMIAGIRREINSGAQVDEALTKYPEVFSETYIAIVTAGQSTGDLAQAFSNLVDHLEWLDDLHGKSKQALVYPALMIAGIIGLFMLMLFYVLPRFMDMFKFQDSQLPAVTLFVMGAFDWFTVWWPAILAASAAMIVGYFTLRKSVKGRYLIDDFMLRLPVVGGFVHKLALARFSRYFSLLFAAGTSLLNVLELLIKVVGNNVLAVELKDIRDRVMTGETLTSSFSQAPHFPPMIQRLVAVGEKTGQLDNSLIHAADYLDKEIPRELKQAFTILNALIITVLGGLIAIAALSILLPVMQMRNMM; from the coding sequence ATGAAAGAGTATCAATACAAGGCGCTGAATTCTTCCGGAGCGGTAGTCACCGGCGTTCACCGTGCGTCGAACAGGTGGCTACTAACCGAGGAACTCTCGGCGCAAAACCTCATCCTCCTCAACTCCAGGCAGACCCTTCAATCTTTTGGAAAGACTTTCTCGATCGCCGGAAGGATAAATCCGCGGGAGCTTCGCGATTTCACCCTGCACATGGCGACCTGCCTTGCCGCGGGGATACCTGTAAGTTCGGCTCTTCTCGATCTCGAGAACGACAGCGGCAAGGGACACTTGAAAAATATGATCGCCGGGATCAGGCGCGAGATAAACAGTGGCGCCCAGGTAGACGAAGCTTTGACTAAATACCCCGAAGTCTTTTCGGAGACATATATAGCCATAGTGACTGCCGGACAGAGTACGGGAGATCTTGCCCAGGCTTTTTCAAACCTTGTGGATCACCTTGAATGGCTCGACGACCTCCATGGAAAATCGAAGCAGGCGCTCGTTTACCCGGCTCTCATGATAGCCGGTATCATCGGTCTCTTCATGCTTATGCTTTTTTACGTACTCCCGCGTTTTATGGATATGTTCAAATTTCAGGATTCGCAGCTCCCCGCTGTGACTCTTTTCGTGATGGGAGCTTTCGACTGGTTCACCGTATGGTGGCCCGCTATCCTCGCAGCTTCTGCCGCGATGATAGTGGGGTATTTTACTCTCCGGAAAAGCGTGAAAGGGAGATATCTCATAGATGATTTCATGCTCAGGCTGCCGGTGGTCGGCGGATTCGTCCACAAACTCGCACTGGCACGATTCTCCAGATATTTCTCCCTTCTTTTCGCGGCGGGAACAAGCCTTCTCAATGTGCTGGAGCTTCTTATCAAGGTCGTGGGGAATAATGTCCTTGCCGTGGAGCTGAAGGATATCCGCGACAGGGTGATGACTGGAGAGACGCTTACTTCGAGTTTTTCCCAGGCGCCCCATTTCCCGCCGATGATCCAGCGTCTTGTCGCTGTCGGAGAAAAGACCGGTCAGCTTGATAACTCGCTTATTCATGCCGCCGACTATCTGGACAAGGAGATCCCGAGAGAACTCAAGCAGGCTTTTACGATCCTTAACGCCCTGATAATAACCGTCCTGGGTGGACTGATAGCTATCGCCGCCCTGTCGATACTTCTTCCTGTAATGCAGATGCGCAATATGATGTAG